The genomic segment GAAGGCGTGGTGACCCGAGCCCAAATTTCTTGACTTCGTTTCAAACGCTGTGCTACGTTCGCCGTCACCATGCGGGCCAGCTGCGTGTCCGTGGGGATCGTGAGCGTCGTGGCGCTCGGGCTTCTCGCCGGTTGCGCGAGTCGCGGGAGCGTGCGGCGGGTCGAGCGCGAGCTTGCCAGCGTTTCCACCCAGGTCGGGGAGCTCGGCAAGCTCAACGAGGCCACCGGGCGCGACCTCGCGCGCGCGATCGCCGAGCTGAGGGAGCTGCAGTCGGGCGCGACGCGGCTGAACCGCGAGGAGGGCGAGGTGATCCGGCAGCTCTCCCGCGTGGAGGAGCGGCTGGCTGCGGCCGAGGGAACGATCCGCGAGCTCCGCGGCGCGTTTACCGAGCTGGCGCGGGAGGTGAGCCGGGCAGCTTCGCCGCCCGCGCCCGAACCGGCAGCACGGGAGCAGGCGGTCCGGCCCGCATCGCCGGAGCAGCTCTACGCGGCGGCGCTGGCGAACATGCGCGCCGGCGAGCACGGGCAGGCCGTGCTCGATTTCCTGGATTTCATCGCGAAGTACCCGGGTCATCCGCTGTCGGGCAACGCCCAGTACTGGATCGGCGAGGCGTACTACCTGCAGCGGGACTTCCGACAGGCGCTGGTCGAGTTTCAGCACGTGGTCGGACGGTACGGAAAGAACAACAAGACGGCCGACGCGCTCCTCAAGATCGGTCTCTGCTACCAGGCGCTCCGCGAGCCGGTCCGCGCGCAGGAGACCTGGGGCCGACTGGTCGCGGAATTTCCGCGCAGTGAAGCGGCCCGGAGGGCGCGCGTCCTGATGCAGGCCCCTCGCGCTGCGCCCGCGCGTTCCCGCTGATCGCGGGTCGCGCAGCGGGCGTCCCGATGACCCATGTTCCGCATCCTTGACGCGCACCGGGCGTCCGGTATACTGAGTGGAATTTACTCGGGCCTCGCCTCGTCACGGGCCTGCCTGCGGCAAGGCCGATGTGCCTCGGCTCGAGCTTCGTTCGGGCAATGGTGTATCACGATGACGACAGTTGAAGAGCGAGATCGCTGGAGCTCGGTGGCCGCGGGCCTCTCGACACCGCGCTGCGGGTCGGACTCGGAGCGCACGGTTGCCGAGCAGCGCGCGCGCGCGGAGCGCGTCGGAGCGCGAGTGCTGCTGCGGGAGGACGCGGCGTATCCCGCGCAGCTCCGCGCGGTTCCCGCTGCGCCGCCGTTCCTCGTCGTTCGCGGGGAGCTGCGGGACGAGGACGCGCTGGCGGTGGCCATTGTG from the Candidatus Rokuibacteriota bacterium genome contains:
- the ybgF gene encoding tol-pal system protein YbgF, which encodes MSVGIVSVVALGLLAGCASRGSVRRVERELASVSTQVGELGKLNEATGRDLARAIAELRELQSGATRLNREEGEVIRQLSRVEERLAAAEGTIRELRGAFTELAREVSRAASPPAPEPAAREQAVRPASPEQLYAAALANMRAGEHGQAVLDFLDFIAKYPGHPLSGNAQYWIGEAYYLQRDFRQALVEFQHVVGRYGKNNKTADALLKIGLCYQALREPVRAQETWGRLVAEFPRSEAARRARVLMQAPRAAPARSR